In Salvelinus namaycush isolate Seneca chromosome 17, SaNama_1.0, whole genome shotgun sequence, one genomic interval encodes:
- the LOC120061910 gene encoding protocadherin gamma-A8-like: MCHVVSGQIRYSIPEEMKKGSLIGNVAQDLGLDLKRLRVGRARIVTGESIQYTELQTDKGILVVSQRIDREQICGDITPCSFSFEIILETPMELHPVTIFIQDQNDNAPQVLYPVQTGPDQSRLATPLVAEMVPRSADVGYLVTKVVAVDVDSGQNAWLSYKLHKATDRALFEVGLQNGEIRTIRQVTDKDAVKQRLTVVVEDNGQPSRSATVNVNVVVADSFPEVLSEFTDFTHDKEYNDNLTFYLVLALAVVSFLFITCLVVIISVKIYRWRQSRILYHSNLPVIPYYPPRYADTLGTGTLQHVYNYEVCRTTDSRKSDCKFVRPCSQNVLIMDPSSTGTMQRMQSEKNILDEPDSPLEGPVPYHCALSEERERLRFI, encoded by the exons TCATGTTGTCAGTGGCCAAATCCGCTATTCCATTCCGGAGGAGATGAAGAAAGGTTCTCTTATCGGTAACGTAGCTCAAGACCTGGGGTTAGATCTGAAAAGGCTCCGAGTGGGCCGAGCCCGTATCGTGACAGGAGAAAGCATTCAGTACACAGAGCTGCAGACAGACAAAGGGATTCTAGTCGTGAGTCAGAGAATAGACCGAGAACAGATTTGTGGTGATATCACACCGTGTAGCTTCAGCTTCGAAATCATACTGGAAACGCCAATGGAGCTACATC CTGTCACCATCTTCATCCAAGATCAGAACGACAACGCGCCTCAGGTTCTGTACCCAGTCCAGACTGGTCCAGACCAGTCCAGACTAGCTACCCCTCTGGTGGCTGAAATGGTGCCTCGTTCAGCAGACGTGGGCTATCTTGTCACTAAAGTTGTGGCTGTTGATGTGGACTCTGGACAGAATGCCTGGCTCTCGTATAAACTGCATAAAGCGACAGACAGGGCGCTGTTTGAAGTGGGATTACAGAATGGAGAAATAAGAACTATACGCCAAGTCACTGATAAAGATGCTGTGAAACAAAGGCTCACTGTCGTAGTGGAGGACAACGGGCAGCCCTCTCGTTCAGCTACAGTCAATGTTAACGTGGTGGTGGCGGACAGCTTCCCTGAAGTGCTCTCGGAGTTCACTGACTTTACGCACGACAAGGAGTACAATGACAACCTGACTTTTTACTTAGTCTTGGCTTTGGCTGTAGTCTCATTTCTGTTCATCACATGTTTAGTGGTTATTATATCAGTGAAAATATACAGATGGAGACAGTCTCGCATCCTCTATCATTCCAATCTCCCGGTTATTCCGTATTATCCACCGCGCTACGCAGACACTTTGGGGACAGGAACTCTACAGCACGTGTACAATTACGAGGTGTGCAGGACGACTGACTCCAGAAAGAGTGACTGTAAGTTCGTCAGACCCTGTAGTCAGAATGTACTGATAATGGACCCCAGTTCTACAGGGACGATGCAGCGGATGCAGAGTGAAAAGAACATCCTGGATGAACCAGACTCCCCACTAGAG GGTCCCGTCCCCTATCACTGCGCTCtatcagaggagagggagagactgcgCTTCATATGA